One window of the Candidatus Jettenia sp. genome contains the following:
- a CDS encoding carboxypeptidase-like regulatory domain-containing protein, producing MKIIQHGFVMFVMTLAVIVSVIGCAQSNSADLKTRGINMEAGKGKLSGKVTRGPISPAEREDISSEEPASGIKLVILNQEGQEIGSVVTDDEGKYSAILPPGSYRIEMPAGDQTKDLPAAVIVAENEETHLDIRIDTGIR from the coding sequence ATGAAAATTATTCAGCATGGTTTTGTTATGTTCGTCATGACTTTAGCTGTGATCGTATCGGTTATTGGTTGTGCTCAGAGCAATAGTGCTGATCTCAAAACCCGTGGCATAAACATGGAGGCGGGAAAAGGAAAACTCTCAGGGAAAGTAACCCGTGGGCCAATTTCTCCTGCAGAAAGGGAGGATATTTCTTCGGAAGAGCCTGCATCAGGTATAAAGCTTGTGATATTGAATCAAGAAGGGCAAGAGATCGGGTCGGTAGTGACTGATGATGAGGGTAAATATAGCGCTATCTTACCGCCAGGTTCTTATCGTATCGAGATGCCCGCCGGGGATCAGACTAAGGATTTACCGGCTGCCGTTATTGTTGCTGAAAATGAAGAAACGCACCTCGATATCCGTATTGATACGGGCATCCGATGA